The following proteins are encoded in a genomic region of Mycobacterium kiyosense:
- a CDS encoding hypothetical protein (frameshifted, insertion at around 2395148), which produces MAGAASAKRRLDGYSERVDAAINLLYTLGPLPDGHLWVYRLSTDEDDSAAWSFERLPIHVFPAFQQSVVDRTHSTVLCSATLTVERRFDYIASRLGIRIDPQPADGVFRALRLASPFDYQQQSVVILTNHLPIPIPVNEREFCEEMAADQTGFLSLSGGKTLTLFAARVRMEAVADAVRTKSAELAERGGRTTRPR; this is translated from the coding sequence GTGGCCGGTGCCGCGTCAGCCAAACGACGGCTTGATGGATACTCGGAGCGAGTCGACGCCGCCATCAATCTCCTTTACACGTTGGGGCCGCTACCTGACGGACACCTGTGGGTTTATCGGCTCAGCACAGACGAGGATGATTCCGCCGCTTGGAGTTTCGAACGGCTGCCGATTCACGTATTCCCCGCGTTTCAACAGTCAGTGGTCGACAGGACGCATTCGACGGTGCTTTGTTCGGCGACGTTGACCGTCGAGCGCCGCTTCGACTACATCGCCTCAAGATTGGGTATCCGCATCGACCCGCAACCCGCTGACGGCGTGTTTCGTGCACTTCGGCTCGCGTCTCCGTTCGATTATCAGCAGCAATCGGTCGTCATACTGACCAACCACCTGCCCATCCCGATACCGGTCAATGAACGTGAGTTCTGTGAGGAGATGGCCGCCGACCAGACCGGTTTTCTGTCGCTGTCCGGTGGAAAGACCCTCACACTCTTCGCGGCGCGAGTACGCATGGAGGCGGTGGCCGATGCCGTTCGGACCAAATCCGCCGAACTTGCCGAACGGGGGGGTCGAACTACTCGTCCAAGGTGA